One genomic segment of Nitrospira sp. includes these proteins:
- a CDS encoding endonuclease MutS2: MADTLSEKAAQALEWPKVLECLARGAQSALGAARCRAMALGNDLEGLVRRQQETTEWLRLSDGSDPAPVLSFPDTRELVERASKGGVLEALELRDCGLVLTRMDEVARFCARHAHEVPMVVALAEGLQSTRELQQITRALDAAIQPDGAIKESATPELRRLTHAAQELKQRMREQLDRILHSSRYEDVLQETYFAQREGRYVLPVKADMRGRMPGIVHDVSASGATVFLEPRELVELNNSIKVADLEIEREVRRILRELTLLVAGQAEALQAGVEGLAELDAVQAKAAFSRRLKANPVLLNEQGRVLLKQARHPLLILAKDDVVANDILLDESIRVLVISGPNTGGKTVTLKIVGLFSLMVRAGLHLPCAPESEMAIFPALYADIGDAQDLSRDLSSFSAHMSQMVQLLAESARSLSSGADTGQSLVLLDEPVTSTDPQEGAALAEALLCHLASLNMKVVVTTHYGPLKELAQTMPGFANASVEFDVTRLAPTYRLFLGVPGGSSALEIAGRLGMDGKILDDARQRLPKDDRRLEDLMVDLQQKQRQLADDVERAAQARAEAERAAVEAKALQARLEEAELEARKGLKKKLGEQFQRARAEVQATVDALKREQKLIKAKETSQRLSELEIQTKHELVPVGAPIPVEQLRIGDQVEIAGLGLTGSLLEAPQGKKRVRVKVGEGEVLATVANLIGVASGAAAPASAAPSSASSPRRFSTGGGLGLDEQTVVDVRGQAADEALDHVIAALDRATLEGAPFLRIIHGHGTGRLKSALRKYLSESPYVAGFRPGDRAEGGDGVSIATLR; encoded by the coding sequence ATGGCGGATACGCTGTCGGAGAAAGCCGCGCAGGCATTGGAGTGGCCGAAGGTCCTTGAGTGCCTGGCACGAGGAGCTCAATCTGCGCTGGGGGCTGCACGTTGTCGGGCGATGGCTCTGGGCAATGATCTAGAGGGTCTTGTCAGGCGTCAGCAGGAGACGACGGAGTGGTTGCGGCTTAGCGATGGGAGTGATCCGGCCCCGGTGCTGTCGTTTCCGGATACGCGCGAGCTCGTCGAACGGGCCAGCAAGGGGGGCGTGCTTGAGGCGCTGGAGTTGCGGGACTGCGGACTCGTGTTGACGCGGATGGACGAGGTCGCGCGCTTTTGCGCTCGCCATGCACACGAGGTCCCTATGGTGGTGGCTTTGGCAGAGGGCCTCCAGTCGACTCGCGAGCTTCAGCAGATAACGCGGGCGCTCGACGCCGCGATTCAGCCCGATGGGGCGATCAAAGAATCGGCCACGCCGGAGTTGCGGCGCCTTACCCATGCCGCGCAGGAACTGAAACAGCGTATGCGCGAGCAGTTGGATCGGATACTGCACTCCAGTCGATACGAGGACGTTCTGCAGGAAACGTATTTCGCTCAGCGGGAAGGCCGTTATGTGCTGCCGGTGAAGGCGGACATGCGAGGGCGTATGCCGGGGATTGTGCACGATGTGTCGGCCAGCGGCGCGACGGTATTTCTTGAGCCGCGCGAGCTGGTGGAGTTGAACAACTCGATCAAAGTTGCCGATCTGGAGATCGAGCGGGAAGTGCGGCGCATCCTGCGCGAGCTCACGCTTCTGGTGGCCGGGCAGGCGGAGGCGTTGCAGGCCGGGGTCGAAGGACTGGCGGAGCTTGATGCGGTGCAGGCGAAGGCGGCGTTCAGCCGGCGGCTCAAGGCCAATCCCGTCCTGTTGAATGAGCAGGGGCGGGTCCTGCTGAAACAGGCCCGTCATCCGCTGTTGATCCTGGCAAAAGATGACGTTGTGGCGAACGATATTCTGCTCGATGAGTCCATCCGCGTCCTGGTTATTTCCGGTCCTAATACCGGCGGCAAGACGGTCACGCTGAAGATTGTCGGTTTGTTTTCGCTGATGGTGCGGGCGGGGTTGCATCTCCCCTGTGCGCCCGAGTCGGAGATGGCCATCTTCCCAGCGCTCTATGCCGACATCGGGGATGCACAGGATTTGAGCCGTGACCTTTCGAGTTTCTCCGCCCACATGTCGCAGATGGTGCAATTGCTCGCAGAGTCGGCACGGTCGCTGAGCAGCGGGGCGGATACCGGACAGTCGCTGGTCTTACTCGACGAACCGGTGACGTCGACCGATCCGCAGGAAGGGGCGGCGCTGGCAGAAGCCCTGTTGTGCCACCTCGCATCGCTGAATATGAAAGTCGTGGTGACGACTCACTACGGACCGTTGAAAGAACTGGCCCAAACGATGCCGGGATTTGCCAATGCCAGTGTTGAGTTTGATGTGACTCGCTTGGCGCCGACCTACCGCTTGTTTCTCGGTGTGCCCGGAGGCTCGTCGGCATTGGAGATCGCCGGTCGTCTTGGGATGGATGGAAAGATTTTGGACGATGCGCGTCAGCGCTTGCCCAAGGATGACCGACGGTTGGAAGACCTCATGGTCGATCTCCAGCAGAAACAGCGGCAGTTGGCCGACGATGTGGAACGGGCGGCGCAGGCGAGGGCCGAGGCCGAGCGCGCCGCCGTTGAAGCGAAGGCGTTGCAGGCACGCTTGGAAGAGGCGGAACTGGAAGCGCGGAAGGGGTTGAAGAAGAAACTGGGCGAGCAGTTTCAGCGGGCGCGGGCGGAGGTGCAGGCGACCGTCGATGCCCTCAAGCGCGAGCAGAAGCTGATCAAGGCCAAGGAGACCTCCCAGCGTCTCAGTGAATTGGAAATCCAGACCAAACACGAACTGGTTCCTGTCGGCGCACCGATTCCGGTCGAACAGCTCCGGATCGGCGACCAGGTGGAAATTGCCGGGTTGGGCTTGACCGGCAGTCTACTCGAAGCTCCGCAGGGGAAGAAACGCGTTCGGGTGAAAGTGGGCGAAGGTGAAGTCCTGGCCACCGTGGCGAATCTCATTGGCGTCGCATCCGGAGCGGCTGCGCCAGCTTCCGCGGCCCCCTCGTCGGCATCTAGTCCGCGACGGTTTTCAACCGGCGGCGGGCTGGGTCTCGACGAACAGACGGTGGTCGATGTGCGCGGGCAGGCGGCTGATGAGGCGCTTGATCACGTCATTGCCGCGCTGGATCGGGCGACGCTTGAGGGCGCGCCGTTTCTGCGCATCATTCATGGACATGGGACAGGACGTTTGAAATCCGCATTACGTAAGTATCTGTCGGAGTCGCCCTATGTTGCAGGGTTCCGTCCCGGTGATCGGGCTGAAGGGGGAGACGGGGTGTCGATTGCGACGCTTCGGTAG
- a CDS encoding PilZ domain-containing protein encodes MPQATRFVIRTYHRIPVRCLLYYMGGEFLGKGTVVNMSRNGMRVLGDHQVVPGMELVLRLSLPDKDEPVEIQRVVVRWVRGLLFGAKIVTLAPDGEERVGSFLSARLRSYCASS; translated from the coding sequence ATGCCCCAAGCGACGCGATTTGTGATTCGAACGTACCATCGTATTCCGGTCCGGTGTCTCCTCTATTACATGGGGGGAGAGTTTCTCGGGAAGGGGACGGTGGTGAATATGTCGAGGAATGGGATGCGTGTCCTGGGTGATCATCAGGTGGTGCCCGGCATGGAGCTCGTCCTGCGTCTCTCGCTTCCTGATAAAGACGAGCCTGTGGAGATTCAGCGCGTGGTGGTCCGATGGGTTCGCGGTCTGCTCTTCGGAGCCAAGATTGTGACGCTGGCTCCGGATGGTGAGGAACGGGTGGGAAGCTTCTTGAGCGCCAGACTGCGGTCTTACTGCGCTTCGTCCTAG
- a CDS encoding phosphoglycerate kinase: MNLRKQTIDDVKLRGKRVIIRADFNVPLDESLQITDDTRIRSTLPTINRVVDEGAKVILCSHLGRPKGAFDPKYSLAPVAKRLSRLLGKEVIFAPDCIGPAVEKLVAKMNPGDVMLLENLRFHPGEEKNDDAFAKALASLGDVFVNDAFGAAHRAHASTVGITKFIKASAAGALLKKEIEYLEGAVENPVRPFVAILGGAKVSGKIGVIENLGKRVDKVIIGGGMAFTFLKAKGLEIGNSLVEKDMLDFARGIEEHALSRGVKFYLPVDCVVAASREPGAETKIVPVQEIPKGWYGLDIGPASVKLFSEALQDAKTILWNGPMGMFEIDAFARGTLSIAHAVGNAYALTIVGGGETAMAIHRAGESDSISFISTGGGAALELLEGKQLPGLVALPDRAL; the protein is encoded by the coding sequence ATGAATTTGCGCAAGCAAACAATCGATGACGTCAAGCTTCGAGGGAAACGCGTGATCATCCGCGCGGACTTCAACGTTCCCCTCGACGAGTCGCTCCAAATCACCGACGACACCCGCATCCGTTCAACCCTGCCGACCATCAACCGTGTCGTCGACGAAGGCGCCAAAGTCATCCTTTGCTCTCACCTGGGACGCCCGAAGGGAGCGTTTGACCCGAAGTACAGCTTGGCCCCGGTAGCAAAGCGGCTGAGCCGGTTGCTCGGCAAAGAAGTGATCTTCGCGCCGGATTGTATTGGGCCCGCCGTCGAGAAGCTGGTCGCGAAAATGAATCCTGGCGATGTGATGCTGCTGGAGAATCTTCGTTTTCATCCGGGCGAGGAAAAGAACGATGACGCCTTCGCAAAGGCGCTCGCGTCACTCGGCGACGTCTTTGTGAATGATGCATTTGGCGCCGCGCACCGGGCGCACGCCTCAACCGTCGGGATCACCAAATTCATCAAGGCTTCGGCCGCGGGCGCGCTCCTGAAGAAAGAAATCGAATACCTGGAAGGCGCCGTGGAAAATCCGGTGCGCCCGTTCGTCGCCATTCTCGGCGGCGCCAAGGTGTCCGGAAAAATCGGGGTCATCGAAAACCTGGGGAAGCGTGTCGACAAGGTCATCATCGGCGGCGGTATGGCTTTCACCTTCCTGAAAGCCAAGGGCCTGGAAATCGGCAACTCCCTCGTTGAAAAAGACATGCTCGATTTTGCGCGAGGTATTGAGGAGCATGCCCTCTCACGGGGCGTGAAATTCTATCTCCCTGTCGATTGCGTCGTCGCCGCCAGCCGTGAGCCGGGGGCTGAAACGAAGATTGTTCCCGTGCAGGAAATTCCCAAAGGCTGGTATGGCTTGGATATCGGGCCGGCGTCCGTGAAGTTGTTCAGCGAGGCCCTGCAGGATGCCAAAACGATTTTGTGGAACGGTCCCATGGGAATGTTCGAAATCGATGCCTTCGCCCGCGGAACGCTGTCCATCGCCCATGCCGTGGGTAATGCCTATGCGTTGACGATCGTCGGAGGCGGTGAAACCGCCATGGCCATTCACCGGGCAGGGGAATCGGACAGCATCTCCTTCATTTCAACCGGCGGAGGCGCGGCACTCGAACTTCTGGAAGGCAAGCAACTGCCCGGATTGGTCGCCCTCCCGGACCGAGCCCTCTAG
- a CDS encoding branched-chain amino acid transaminase, which yields MLEPVDKIWMDGKLVPWAEANVHILTHSLHYGLAAFEGIRCYKGKSGSAIFRLQEHVDRLFDSAHIGMMEMPYDRKQIAEAIVETVRANRLDACYIRPLVYIGYGAMGVHPGNNPIRVAVAAWRWGAYLGDEALANGMRARVSSFTRHHVNVSMTRGKISGYYVNSILAKREAKADGYDEAIMLDPEGYVAEGTGENIFIVRRGKIKTTPLTSILEGITRNSIIDMARERKIPVTEERFTRDEMYLADEVFVTGTAAELTPVREIDNRRIGTGKPGPITLALQKAFFAIVRGEDPAHESWITRI from the coding sequence ATGTTAGAGCCTGTTGACAAGATCTGGATGGACGGCAAGTTGGTTCCCTGGGCTGAGGCCAATGTCCATATTCTGACGCATTCCCTGCACTATGGATTGGCCGCATTCGAGGGAATCCGTTGCTACAAAGGTAAATCGGGGTCTGCGATCTTCCGGCTTCAGGAGCATGTCGACCGGCTGTTTGATTCTGCGCATATCGGGATGATGGAGATGCCCTACGATCGCAAACAGATTGCCGAGGCGATTGTGGAGACCGTACGGGCGAACCGCTTGGATGCCTGCTACATTCGGCCCTTGGTCTACATCGGCTATGGGGCGATGGGCGTGCATCCCGGCAACAATCCGATCAGGGTGGCGGTGGCTGCCTGGCGGTGGGGGGCCTATCTCGGTGACGAGGCGCTGGCCAACGGGATGCGTGCGCGGGTGTCGTCCTTCACCCGGCATCATGTGAACGTGTCGATGACGCGGGGGAAAATTTCCGGGTATTACGTGAATTCAATCCTGGCGAAGCGCGAGGCCAAAGCGGATGGGTACGATGAAGCCATCATGCTCGATCCCGAGGGGTACGTGGCTGAAGGCACGGGGGAGAATATCTTTATCGTGCGCCGCGGGAAAATCAAGACCACACCCTTGACGTCCATTCTCGAAGGCATTACGCGAAACTCGATTATCGACATGGCTCGGGAACGGAAGATCCCTGTGACGGAAGAGCGGTTTACCCGCGACGAAATGTATTTGGCCGATGAAGTGTTTGTTACCGGCACGGCGGCGGAACTGACGCCGGTGCGGGAAATAGACAATCGACGAATCGGAACGGGCAAGCCCGGTCCCATTACCCTCGCGTTGCAGAAGGCCTTCTTTGCCATCGTACGCGGGGAGGATCCTGCGCACGAATCCTGGATTACCCGCATCTGA
- the secG gene encoding preprotein translocase subunit SecG translates to MLYTLVVILHVFVCFLMIGAILLQSGKGAEIGASFGGSSQTVFGSRGPANFLSKLTVGVAAVFMLTSFSLAILAKQRNFASTVIDLKPKETSSAPAAPPAPAPESHPAGDAPAAAH, encoded by the coding sequence ATGTTGTATACGCTGGTAGTCATTCTTCATGTGTTTGTCTGTTTCCTGATGATCGGCGCAATTTTGCTGCAGTCGGGAAAGGGAGCGGAAATTGGGGCGTCTTTCGGCGGGTCAAGTCAGACCGTCTTCGGAAGCCGTGGCCCCGCGAACTTCCTGAGCAAATTAACCGTCGGCGTCGCCGCGGTCTTTATGCTGACATCCTTTAGTTTGGCCATTCTCGCCAAGCAGCGGAACTTTGCGTCAACCGTGATCGATCTCAAGCCGAAAGAAACTTCGTCCGCCCCTGCGGCTCCTCCGGCCCCTGCGCCAGAATCGCATCCGGCGGGGGATGCTCCGGCAGCCGCGCATTGA
- the rpmA gene encoding 50S ribosomal protein L27, which produces MATNKGGGSSRNGRDSNPQYLGVKAYGGETVKAGSIIVRQRGTKFFPGFNVDLGRDHTLFARVTGVVKFEGGEDRRKVSVYPAPVKA; this is translated from the coding sequence ATGGCAACAAACAAAGGCGGCGGATCGTCACGGAACGGACGGGACAGTAACCCCCAGTATTTGGGCGTCAAGGCCTATGGCGGCGAAACCGTCAAGGCCGGCAGCATCATCGTCCGTCAACGTGGAACCAAGTTTTTCCCCGGGTTTAATGTCGATCTCGGACGGGATCACACATTGTTCGCGCGAGTGACCGGCGTTGTGAAGTTCGAAGGTGGAGAAGACCGACGGAAAGTCAGCGTCTACCCTGCCCCTGTCAAAGCCTAA
- the rplU gene encoding 50S ribosomal protein L21: protein MYAIIETGGKQYRVESGSLLQVATLEGDVGSTIELDQVRLVHGDGGVVIGQPLVKGAKVTAEIVRHGRTRSITVFKKKRRKNYRRTRGHRQGFTSLRITGIATA from the coding sequence ATGTACGCGATTATTGAAACAGGCGGGAAACAGTATCGAGTCGAGTCTGGGTCACTGTTGCAAGTGGCCACACTTGAAGGCGATGTGGGATCAACGATTGAGCTCGACCAAGTCCGGCTTGTGCACGGAGACGGCGGGGTGGTCATCGGACAACCTCTGGTGAAGGGCGCGAAAGTCACAGCGGAAATCGTCCGGCACGGACGCACCCGCTCGATCACCGTGTTCAAGAAGAAGCGACGCAAAAACTACCGGCGTACTCGCGGGCATCGTCAGGGCTTTACGAGCTTGCGCATCACCGGCATTGCAACGGCATAA
- the obgE gene encoding GTPase ObgE: MFVDEVKVFVKAGRGGDGSGSFRREMFVPRGGPDGGDGGNGGDVIFTASHRLTTLLDLRYQKHYEAEDGRHGGASHCSGRRGKPVTVALPVGTVIYDQETGEVLADLVANGESVVIAHGGRGGRGNSHFATPTNRVPTHFEHGTEGEEKHLRLELKLLADVGLVGFPNAGKSTLIAAISSARPKIADYPFTTLIPNLGVVRWGTDRSFVVADIPGLIEGASEGKGLGFQFLRHIERTAMILHLVDVSEWAPDEPVQSLEIMRQELDAYDESLNHRPCAIVATKIDISGTSDRLSQLQAYCKKRKYKCFPVSAATREGLTELIAYVGKQVESLRTTPCETNS; encoded by the coding sequence ATGTTTGTCGATGAAGTAAAGGTCTTTGTAAAAGCCGGGCGAGGCGGAGACGGCTCGGGCAGTTTCCGTCGCGAAATGTTTGTCCCGCGCGGCGGGCCTGACGGCGGCGACGGCGGAAACGGAGGCGACGTCATCTTCACGGCCTCGCATCGACTCACGACCCTGCTCGACCTCCGCTATCAGAAACATTACGAAGCCGAAGACGGACGGCACGGCGGCGCCTCCCATTGCAGCGGACGCCGCGGCAAGCCCGTCACCGTCGCACTCCCCGTCGGCACCGTAATTTACGATCAGGAGACCGGCGAAGTCCTAGCCGACCTGGTCGCCAACGGAGAGAGCGTCGTCATTGCCCATGGCGGACGTGGCGGACGCGGCAATAGCCACTTCGCCACTCCCACGAATCGTGTACCGACCCACTTCGAGCACGGCACCGAGGGCGAAGAAAAGCACCTCCGCCTCGAGCTGAAGCTCTTAGCAGACGTCGGACTCGTCGGCTTTCCGAACGCCGGCAAATCGACCCTCATCGCGGCCATTTCATCTGCGCGTCCAAAGATCGCCGACTATCCCTTTACAACACTGATTCCGAACCTCGGCGTCGTCCGCTGGGGGACAGACCGCAGCTTTGTCGTCGCCGATATTCCCGGGCTGATCGAAGGCGCCTCCGAAGGCAAGGGCCTCGGCTTTCAGTTTCTCCGGCACATCGAACGTACCGCGATGATCCTCCACCTCGTGGACGTGTCCGAATGGGCGCCGGACGAACCGGTCCAGAGTCTGGAGATCATGCGGCAGGAATTGGATGCCTACGACGAATCGCTAAACCACCGCCCCTGCGCGATCGTGGCCACCAAAATTGATATCAGCGGAACGTCTGACCGCCTGAGCCAGCTCCAGGCCTACTGCAAGAAGCGCAAGTACAAGTGTTTCCCCGTGTCGGCCGCCACCCGGGAAGGGCTCACCGAACTCATCGCGTATGTCGGGAAACAAGTCGAGTCCCTGAGGACGACGCCGTGCGAGACGAACTCCTAA
- a CDS encoding sigma-54 dependent transcriptional regulator: MNPTTVLLISRDPHIRRALEQVVPSHTTLLNVSDVAAGLRELHRQNLALILCEGSPETGKPLLHQTILHPGSPPVILIGPRDSARDAVDAMRAGAADYLTAPITVADLDAAVRRALSLSSPPLTAKRPADRFDLIISRSPQMQLVKQLAREVALTDATVLITGESGTGKELFAQAIHYASPRALGPLIALNCAGIPEHLLESELFGYHQGAFTDAKHTKPGRFQLAEGGTLFLDEIGEMSAAAQAKLLRVLEDHTVDPLGDTHSHRVNIRIIAATNEDLPAHIKTGRFRLDLYYRLNVYQLRIPPLRERLEDIEPILHYFLAQARRDHGCRITGISPEASTVLRRHHWPGNVRELHNVVEWLTITCKANHIEPQHLPASVKTGKALEQPNAELKPSLLAFGLSFQDMEKKLLEEALSKSGGNVSEASRLLKITRNTLRYRMAKHHMS; the protein is encoded by the coding sequence ATGAACCCTACGACAGTCCTTCTGATTTCACGTGATCCTCACATCCGGCGTGCCCTTGAGCAGGTCGTCCCCTCCCATACCACTCTGCTCAACGTATCCGATGTGGCAGCGGGCCTACGAGAACTCCACCGTCAGAACCTCGCACTCATTCTGTGCGAAGGCAGCCCAGAAACCGGCAAACCCCTACTGCACCAGACCATCCTGCATCCAGGTTCTCCACCCGTCATTCTGATCGGACCGCGTGATTCGGCACGAGACGCGGTCGATGCCATGCGCGCCGGCGCCGCTGACTATCTGACCGCGCCTATCACGGTAGCCGACCTTGATGCTGCCGTTCGCCGCGCACTGTCTCTATCGAGCCCGCCGCTCACCGCCAAGCGGCCGGCGGACCGCTTCGACCTCATCATCAGCCGGTCCCCGCAGATGCAGCTCGTCAAACAATTGGCCCGTGAAGTGGCGCTGACTGACGCCACCGTCCTGATCACCGGGGAGAGCGGCACGGGCAAGGAACTCTTCGCCCAGGCCATTCACTATGCCAGTCCACGAGCGCTCGGCCCGCTCATCGCGCTGAACTGTGCCGGCATTCCCGAACATCTGCTCGAATCGGAACTCTTCGGCTATCACCAGGGCGCCTTCACCGACGCCAAACACACGAAGCCCGGACGGTTCCAACTCGCCGAAGGCGGCACGTTGTTCCTCGACGAAATCGGGGAGATGAGCGCCGCGGCTCAGGCCAAACTACTGCGGGTCCTCGAAGATCACACGGTCGATCCGCTCGGCGATACGCACAGCCACAGGGTAAACATCCGAATCATCGCCGCGACCAACGAAGACCTCCCGGCTCATATCAAGACCGGGCGATTCCGTCTCGATCTCTACTATCGGCTCAATGTGTATCAGCTCCGCATTCCTCCGCTACGCGAACGGCTGGAGGACATCGAGCCGATCCTGCATTACTTTCTGGCCCAAGCGCGCCGCGACCACGGCTGTCGCATCACCGGCATCAGCCCGGAGGCGTCAACCGTCCTCCGGCGTCATCATTGGCCGGGCAACGTCAGGGAGCTTCACAACGTGGTCGAGTGGCTTACGATTACCTGCAAGGCCAATCATATCGAACCCCAGCACCTCCCGGCCTCCGTCAAAACCGGCAAAGCGCTCGAGCAGCCGAACGCCGAACTCAAGCCCTCTCTGCTCGCCTTCGGTCTGTCGTTTCAAGACATGGAGAAGAAGCTGCTGGAGGAAGCCCTCAGCAAATCAGGCGGAAATGTCTCAGAAGCGAGCCGCCTTCTCAAAATCACACGAAATACCCTACGCTACCGTATGGCTAAGCACCACATGTCCTGA
- the gap gene encoding type I glyceraldehyde-3-phosphate dehydrogenase: MAIRVGINGFGRIGRNVLRASLGDPALEFVAINDLTDAKTLAYLLKYDSVHGTLGVSVEAKGDQIIVDGKPIKVLAIKDPKELPWKELNVDVVIESTGRFTDREGAGKHLAAGAKQVIISAPATDPDVTIVLGVNDSTFDPKTHHIISNASCTTNCLAPVAKVLLENFGIKHGVMTTIHSYTNDQQLLDLPHKDLRRARAAGMSMIPTSTGAAKALHLVIPQLKGKLDGLAIRVPTPNVSLVDLTVETEKDCTIAEVNAAFKKAADGPLKNILLYSEDPIVSIDKKGDPHSATLDAPLTNVIDKRMVKVTAWYDNEWGYSCRVRDLIKLTAERAKGK; encoded by the coding sequence ATGGCTATTCGCGTAGGAATCAATGGATTTGGGCGTATCGGACGAAACGTATTGCGGGCTTCCCTGGGAGACCCGGCTCTGGAATTTGTCGCCATCAACGACCTCACGGATGCGAAAACGCTCGCCTATCTTTTGAAATACGACTCTGTACATGGCACGCTCGGCGTCAGTGTGGAAGCCAAAGGGGATCAGATTATCGTCGATGGCAAGCCGATCAAGGTGCTGGCCATCAAGGACCCGAAGGAACTCCCCTGGAAAGAGCTCAACGTCGACGTGGTCATCGAATCGACGGGGCGTTTCACCGACCGCGAAGGCGCGGGCAAGCATTTGGCGGCCGGAGCCAAACAAGTCATCATCTCGGCGCCCGCAACGGATCCGGATGTGACGATCGTGCTCGGCGTGAACGACAGCACCTTCGACCCGAAGACGCATCACATTATTTCGAATGCCTCCTGCACCACGAACTGCCTCGCGCCGGTCGCCAAAGTGTTGTTGGAAAATTTCGGCATCAAGCACGGCGTCATGACGACCATCCACTCCTATACCAACGATCAGCAATTGCTCGATCTTCCGCACAAGGACCTGCGGCGCGCACGCGCGGCCGGCATGTCGATGATTCCGACCAGCACCGGCGCAGCCAAGGCGCTCCATCTGGTGATCCCCCAGTTGAAAGGCAAATTGGATGGGCTAGCCATTCGCGTCCCAACCCCGAACGTCTCCCTGGTCGATCTCACAGTGGAAACCGAGAAAGATTGCACCATCGCGGAAGTGAACGCGGCCTTCAAGAAAGCCGCCGACGGCCCGCTGAAGAACATCTTGCTCTATTCGGAAGATCCGATCGTCTCGATCGACAAAAAAGGCGACCCGCATTCAGCGACCCTCGACGCTCCGCTTACCAATGTGATCGATAAGCGCATGGTCAAAGTCACCGCCTGGTACGACAACGAGTGGGGCTACTCCTGCCGCGTGCGGGACCTGATCAAGCTCACCGCGGAGCGGGCCAAAGGAAAGTAG
- the tpiA gene encoding triose-phosphate isomerase gives MRIPLIAGNWKMNKTASEAAAFVRELVQRKLPASAVEIVIAPPFTALDSVRQTLGSGSSIGLAGQNLHWEDHGTYTGEVSAPMLKDLGCRYVILGHSERRALFGEGDDVIRKKLAAAFRHGLKPILCIGESLDQREAGRTTEIITGQLKGSLAGFEAAQLATLTIAYEPVWAIGTGKAASPEQAIPVHQTIRQLLQQEWSSAIAEGTRVLYGGSVTPQNVSDFLASEEIDGALVGGACLKVESFASIATLAQKRTGH, from the coding sequence GTGCGCATACCCCTGATCGCCGGCAACTGGAAAATGAACAAGACCGCCTCCGAGGCGGCCGCGTTCGTTCGTGAGTTGGTTCAAAGGAAACTCCCCGCCTCCGCCGTCGAAATCGTCATCGCCCCGCCATTTACCGCGCTGGACTCCGTCCGTCAGACGCTGGGGTCCGGCTCATCCATCGGCCTGGCTGGCCAGAACCTCCACTGGGAGGACCACGGCACCTATACCGGCGAAGTCTCCGCGCCAATGCTGAAAGATCTTGGCTGCAGGTACGTCATTCTCGGACACTCTGAGCGACGCGCCCTATTCGGCGAAGGTGACGACGTGATACGGAAGAAACTCGCTGCAGCCTTTCGGCATGGGCTCAAGCCGATCCTCTGCATTGGTGAATCGTTGGACCAACGTGAAGCAGGACGCACGACAGAGATCATCACCGGACAGCTCAAGGGAAGCCTGGCTGGGTTCGAAGCCGCACAACTGGCGACCCTCACCATTGCCTACGAGCCGGTCTGGGCCATCGGAACGGGAAAAGCCGCATCGCCGGAACAGGCGATTCCGGTGCATCAGACCATCAGACAACTCTTGCAGCAGGAATGGTCTTCCGCCATTGCGGAGGGAACCAGAGTTTTGTATGGCGGCAGCGTCACGCCACAAAACGTGTCGGATTTTCTGGCGTCGGAAGAGATCGACGGCGCATTGGTCGGTGGGGCTTGCCTCAAGGTCGAGTCCTTTGCTAGTATCGCCACTCTCGCACAAAAACGAACGGGGCATTAA